The Gadus macrocephalus chromosome 3, ASM3116895v1 DNA segment CAAAGGCAAGAGTAAAAGCTCAGAGGCCTCTATTTTATTGTTCTCAAAACAAGTCAAATGAAgcagatatatatagatatatatttaccCCAGCACTTGGCAGTCGTTTCTTTCATTGCGATGGACCTTCGTCTTTTCTCTGCGGTAGCTAATTGTGTGGTCTTTAGCCATGTCTTTTATTCCATGACAGCATCTctgtaacatttttattttaatgctCTATTTTTTAGTATAACTTGatgaattctttttttattcattgttaTATTTTGGGTCATTGTCATCTTGGAATAGCACTTTGCTTCCCAAGTGGTCACATTTGAACTGTTTcgacatgtttttgtttttttaagaaaaataaaaaaaaaagcatcctTGGCTAATTTGATCAGTTACCTATGTTACACAAATCAAGGATTAGATAAGATTTTTGATGCAGCATTTCCCTAATAGAATATCTCTACGAGCATTTCAGGTATCGATAAGAATATGTTGCCATCTGTTGTTGGTTGCGGGAACTGCAAGGCAACAAAGAAACACTTGATATAACATGTTTTAATCTCTAGGGAAACTTCAAAGGGCTATGGAAAATGGACCAGCAATTAAAACTCATACAGTGGGAAAACGCATACAGTTCCCGGGGCTTCGTTGATGCAGAATTAGTGCAAGGATAATGGAAAGGAGAACTAAATCATTGAGAATATTATAAGCCCCTCAGTTGGCCAATAACTGCTTTTAAATTAGATGAATCTTTTCCCCAAGCTTTATTTATAAATCGCAGGTGAATTTAACATTTAATTTCTCTGACAACTTAATAGTCCCAACGCATAAATCGGAATGCTAAACAGAACCCTGATGAAGAAGTCAatgtcaaaatattattttgtttcccGAAATTGCTACATTGTGGATTTCTAGTGAAACAGCGCCATCATGAGTTATTTTAAGGGGCGTCTCACTCAAAAATATCTCTTATGTTTATTCGCATCTAACACTACACTCTAACACAAGTACTTCTCAGAAAACTAAAACATTCATTTAGGGTTGTAATTTGATGCATCTCTCATTGAACGTTAATTGAAATTGCTTAGCTTgcaaatcaaaagaaaaaatatagatattttgtattttaagTTGATTTACAACTCAAACGATTACATCTTCCCATCGTCATCAGTCACATTTAAAGACAACACAAGCATTAGACGCACATGGAAAAGCTCCCTTTATTACCAACAACATTTATATACAGAGAAAGATGACCGCCTGGACACAGGTCAGCTGGGAGACGCGTTGTATGAAGGCACGAGGGTTCAGTTCAATATCGTTGTCATAACAGTGTGATTTACTCAAGTTAGACTAAACACATTCAATGCCAATACAAATTATGTCGTTTGACACGAGTGATCGAGTCCacaaaaaaaggtaaaaatCTTGATATGTTTCATAGTTGCTTGGTGAATGATTTTTTGTTGTGTACGTGTAGTGTGTTTAGCATTTATAATTGCACTGTGTGATCTCTTTCAACTTTCCTCTCAGATCGCAGAAATCAAATATAGCGCGCATTCACGTCAACATGAGTCCAGCAATCTATCTTCCTGAACCTTTTATTTTTCATGCCACACTATGAGCGTGTGTTAATCACTTATACTTGTAGAAACCCTCTCCAGTCTTTTTGCCATATTTGCCTTCAGCGACCAGTTTGTTCAGCATCTCGCTCTGGCCGAACAGGGGGTTGTTTGGGTCCATCAGACACCAACCTGATGAATAGCCAGAGACGTTAAATACATACTGCAATTTTCTTTATATAACCTTCAATCAGAGGCGTAACAATAGCGCTATCTTACCGTCGATAATGAATTTAGCCGTGTCCAGACCTACGTAATCGAGGAGTTCAAACGGTCCCATGGGGTAGCCCGCTCCGAGCTTCATGGCAATGTCAATGTCCTCTTTAGATCCATGGCCTACAAGGGGAAAACAACTAATGAAATAATCCCCAAAGTATCTCCTACAGGTTCTGCTAAACGATGATGACGTCATTAAATCACCAACCATGGAGGTTTTCAAATATGAAACACAATGCTTTGcaaaactttttttgtttgttatgaaATTGCAGAAAGACCCCTTTCCATCTGCTGATGCAGACGCCGACGTGTGTGAATCGACTGGTTGATGCACGTCGGTGCATCTCATAATATGAACACACccattgtttttctctctcccgaTTGTAACGCGTACCTCTCTCATGTAACCGGATAGCCTCCATCATGTAGGGCACCAGCAGGCGGTTCACAATAAACCCAGGAGTGTCCTGGAGGGAGAGGCCAGCCGAACAACCGTCAATGACAACCATTACCCACACATTACTATACGATTAGATCAGGATTACCATTAGGGAGCAAAGCCTTACCTTGCATGACACCGGTGTCTTCCCAAGAGCCTTGCTGAAGTTCAGCAGGGAATCGAAGGTATCCTGGCTAGTGGCTGACGTGCCAATAACCTTGTGGAAATAATTATTGTTCACAACTTCTCAAATTTGAGCCCCGCACGATAATACATTGAGCATTGGTTACCTTTAAAAAAGGTACAAtagggattgaacccagaacatCCTAATCAGGTCTACCAGGTTTACTGCTCTCAACTACAACACTTTGGCCTCCTACCTCTACCAGCTTCATCATAGGGACCGGGTTGAAGAAGTGAAGACCTCCGAACCTGTCCAACCTACTGGTGGAGCTGGCGATGTCAGAGATGGGCAGCGATGAGGTGTTGCTGGCAAAGATTGTGTGTCTGAAACAGAACAGCAAGAGAGCAgcagtaagaaaaaaaaaagacttgaaACGCCATCTTGAAACTATGTGACAAAGAACGTAAAAAATCGTAGCCACACGCTTTATGCACCTAATTGTATTAATATGTTCGCTataaatttatttattaatgacATGCTTGTCATGCTATTACTATTCTATTACTTATGTTCCAATGGGGATTGTTCACAGAATGTATCATAAGAGTCTTTGTTGGTGATACATTTTGAGATGCCTTTTTAGTTAAGTCAAATCCTAAATTAAAGTAAATATACCATAACCTAGGCTAATCAAAATATTAATGGTCAACACTTCATATCAAAATATGTTCCGTTACAAGATaacaaatatacaaaatatgGTAAGGGTGACAGGTTGATACAACTAAATGTGAGGAAATTAGTAATATAAGCTTTTTACGCTGGGGCAACTTTATCTAGTCCAGCAAACAGATCCTGCTTGATTTTGAGGTTTTCTACAATGGCCTCAAGAACCAGATCCGAGCTTTGGGCGATAGACGCTGCGTCTGTTGAGGATGACACATTCTTCATCACATTCTGCACGAACTCAGCACCTGCCTGGAACAAACGTACGTCATTGCGTAACCACGTCACTGCGTTGTCATATACGTAATATAGTTAAAACGTTCCATAACTTTATGCATATTGAAAATTCATCACACCTCTGGTTTATCCGCAAACTTCTTCTTCACCACTCTTTTTAAACTGCCTTCGATGCCTTTTACAGCCTTTTTCAGGATGTCTTCTGACATGTCCACTAACGTCACTGAATGGCCAGTTGCAGCAGCGACCTTACAAAACAAGAATTGTAGGTAAAGTCTCGTTATAACAATCAGCCAGACAGTCAAATAcggtacacagacacaccaaataTGGTTATATTAGCTACCGTAATCTAGCTCACGAGCACTGTTCTAGCCCCGACGGCAGGCAAGGTTAAGTAGCTAAGCTAAATAGCCAAAACAAACGCAcagctttttttttacattacctGTGCAATTCCTGCGCCCATCTGACCGCCTCCGATGATCATAACTTGTTTTATAatcacatttctgacagctgaagAGGAGAAGCCCCGTGTGACTTGGTGAGTGAGGAAAGCCATGCTTTCGATATGTTAGCACCGTGCTGCTGGGACAGCTATGTTGCAGTCAGTATCCCAATGTGGGTAGAAGTTCACTGTCTGTTACAACCACGTGACTTGGACGACCTTTTACTCACATAGGTATTAGAACGTTATATCACATATACTGACATATCTATTGGGAATGCATTCTTTATTGATCTTTAGATTTTGTGTAGTATTCAATCGTTCAAAACATATacagaaaaaatatatgttttattaACGAACAATATACCATATCAATTCATTGACTGTGAATATATGTGCAATTCAGCAAAGAACTCTAATATGTGCAATGGATGCATAACATTCTCTATCCATACTTAATTGAAACGtaaatagaataacattaaGCTGTAGCTACTGTAGCTACCGGCCCATTTTATTTGGAAACAAATAGGCCTATTTTTTGACCAAACATGACTTTAAGCCAAATTACATGAATTTGGTGAAATTCACCTAAACTGAATTTAAACGAACCCCCACAATGGTGAGGGTAGTCTACAAGATCCAATGATATGAGAATTATCAAGAGAATAATAGTCATGGCTCATGCAATGCCAAGGTGCCCAGCGGGCCAGTAAAGTTAGCTGCTCTCAGGTATACCTCATTGTTTTTCTTATCGGACATGCCAAAAACGGTCATCAATCCAGAATGGTGATATCTTGTCCTTCTTAGGATCATAAGGGAGAATATATTGTTATAAATATACTAACTGTTGGAAAACATTTGTGGAAATTAATCTAAACAGAATTCAAATTAACCTCAAATAATTATCAGAGCAGCCTACAAGATCCATTGAATTAAGAATTCTCAAGAAATgcattaaaggagaaatccggtgtaaaatggatctgggatatgtttagtatgataataagttggaatgttcgtttgggagcaaaataGCGCAGAGACGCATTCCTaaattggctgtttttagccgattctaccaaaatgctataaacttggaacgatttgttatggtaaaaactaaatcgctattttaaaccacttaaaatgctagaagtagcctgacacttctttggtagtataataagggtcttaacatataaaacgaggcattgatatcTTTGtgagtgtacagattgtttaaaaaggacattttaatgtcatttttaataaactatctgtacacttacaaagttatcaaaaGTGTTGGGAGCGTTACTTTacaaaagtaattagttatactactacaaaaagtaactgagttagtaactgaattactctataataaaagtaactagctactagggaaagtaactatttgcgttactgtaaaaaaagaaagttgctatatgaaaaagaatttggatttttctgagcagttttcacttggccttaatgtgttaaatggttgaactgcccattaaaggccctgatatacttccaactgaattttaatttgcttagttgcaaaggctgtggaacatctgccgaatactacagaaaatgccaacttttcatcagattgctccggactcgccatttctgctgcttcatcgaatctatttggtgtgtgcgtgtgcatgtgtgtgcgtgtgtgtggtgcgcgtgtcctggctccgattggctaccatgaaacatgcctctgccttagccaatcataatcgcttttctcgttgttaacccacccggtctcctcactagcagtttgtgtttggagccaggggtgcgttcggatacccagtttattcaatcaattcatagtaacgcaccgcATTTAACCTACACTAATGGTAACGGCGTTGTAATGACGGAaacagtaattagttagattaccccgttactgaaaaaataacggtGTTACCTAACACCGTTCCTTCTTTAAACGGCGTTATTACAAACACtggttatcaatgcctcgttttatatgtttgttaagactaccaaagaagtgtcaggctacttctagcctttcaagtagtttaaaatagcgatttagtttttagcataacacatgcccctatcgttccaagtttatagcgttttgatagaatcggctaaaaacagccaacttaagaatgtgTCTATATGCGCTTTTTTCTCCAAAACAAACTTTCCAATtcgttatcataccaaacatatcccaaatctattttacaccggatttgtcctttaaaGTCATGCACTCATGCAGGAATGCCAGAGTACCCAGTGGGCCTAATGTTGAACTCGGCTCAACTCAGGGATGCATACTGTTCCCATCGGGCATGCAGAAGAGTCACCGATGAATGGCGATATCTTGTCCTCAAGCTTATAAGAAAATATCTTGCTCTAAATACACAAACTACCTCAATGCATGATGGTCTGCAATGTCCATCACAATGATCGCACATTTTCTTTTAAACATGCATTCATCTTGGAATCACGCAAACAGTGTAAGGACAAGGTGCTAGTGTTAGGCCAAAGCGCCCCTGCATCGAGGGGGCAGGAACCCCGATTGGTAGGCTAAATTGAAAAGCCTGCAGTAGGTTGGTAAACATCAGAAACATCTCCATCTTGGCCAGTTGTTCTCCCATGCAAATCCTCGGACCTAAAACATACAgggattaaaataaaaaataaataaaaacatttacaaaCCAATGATAATCAAATCTTGTTACTTTACTTAAGttctatcttatcttatcaaCATGTTTGCaatatgttttgtttgttaGATGGGTGTGACCTACCGATCCCAAAGGGAATGAAGTGCTCTGATCTCAGCAGCTTTCCCGCCTCATCCAGAAAGCGCCCTGGGTTGAAGGtgtctggctcctcccacactgTGGGGTCTCTATGGACGGACCACAGGTTTGGGATGACCACTGTTCCTTTGGGGATAGTAAAGCCTCTGAactctggaaaaaaaaacatatgaaacaaaatcaatcaatcaataacatatgacataataataatataacatgGAGGATGCTTTATCAaggcgtctgtgtgcgtggatACATTTCTTGGCAGTCAATACCAACTCATCCAGTGTATTTGCATCATAACACATGTTGAGCATACATTGTCACTTAGATCAAGTCCATTTGCAAATTATATTCAATTAAGTATAGATTCACTTTCTAACCATCACACTTCACACGTGGTAAAAAAGTAAGAATGTATGCACTCAATGAAAGTATCCACGGCATGGCATATAGTACACATACAAAGGAACATATATTCTTGCCGAAGGAAATAATAACATGTGCAGCTGTTGACATTTACCTGCCGTTTTGGAAGCCATGTGGGGAATGCCCAAAGGGACGGCTACGGTCAACCTCTCCACCTCCATAATGGTGGCCTCTGTGAAAGGCAAACTCCCCTTGTCCTTCATAGAGGGGAGTCGCGCTCTGCCCACCACCTTGTCCATCTCCGCCTGCACTTTCTCTGgaatcacacataaacactcggATGAGACCCACAATTAaaagtgtggtttgaaaagaaGGTTCTAATACCTTGTACATCCGGGTGCAGCGCCATATACAGCAGCATCCAAAGAATGGAATTAGTGCTGGTGTCGGTTCCGGCGATGAACAAATCCCCTATGATGTAGAAGAGATAGTCCTCTGAGAAGCTGCTGTCCTCCTCGCCCGCGGCCTGCTGCTCCAGCACCTTGGCCAGGTACATGTCTATCAGGTCCCTGGGGTCGCTGGGGTCTAAGGTGGCCCTGTGCTGTGTGATGATCTTCTTCAGGAAGGCGGTGATGTCCCGCTGCACTTGCCGGAGCTCCTTGAAGATCCCACATGGGAGGTAATATAGCGCCGGTAGGATGTTGATCAGAAGCGCCGGCCCACTGATGCTGATCTCCAGCCCGCGAGCCATCAGTTCCAGCAAGGTGTTGAACTCCTCGTCGTCGTGATGGAAGTTGTGACCCATACTCATGGAGCAGATGACGTTGGATACGGCAGTTCTGATGAGGGGAGTCGGGTCCACACCTGTGTCACTGCTATTCCTATAGTGCTGTAACAGTTCCTCTTTGACGACAGCTAGGCACTCCAGGATATGTGGCTCCAAGGACAGCTTGCCCAGGCCAAAGGTCCGCAGACTGGCTTGGCAGAACTTTCGTTGGGTCCTCCACACTGGGCCAAATGGGGCAAAGGCTATTCCTATGGTTACAATTGACAAATACAATTATAATCAATAttacttctttattttttatattataatcgTTATTACAAAGGGGCTGATGAACTGTTACAATTCATTTCTGGGTTATAGATATTTCTGAGCAGATTAGGAAAGGAAAATAATGTAACATAGTTCCTCACCTTTGCGTTTAGTCATTAAGGCAATTGTAGGTATATCAGGTCGGTCGGAAAACACATCAGCATGGTTTGTCAGAGCGTCCTTAATTACTTCATAACCATTCAGTATAACGACCAACTTGTGTCCAATAAAGATGCTGTAAATGTTACCATATAAATTGGCTTGTTCCGTCATAAAAGCCAAATGACCTTTTTTGGATCTCGTCTGCTGTGGCTTTGCGAAAAACTTCCAAAGGCAAGGTGGGACAAGAAATGCACCAAAATTGCCTACAATAGGCATTGGTTTTGGTCCTGGCGGAATATTCGTAAGATCCACACGTTTCCTATTACAGTGAACCAAAACGCATAACGTGCAGATTGCCAGCAAGGCTATTGAATAGACTTGGGTTTTACAATAAATAAGCAACGATTCTAGCCACGATAGCAACAACATGATGTTAGTTCCAGAGATGTACATTACGACAATTCTATTTACAGgatatatattttacaaaataaatgtgGCCGAAGCCTGGCTCCTTTATGTTTTCACACCATACCGCTTCACACAGAAGGGAAGCTACTGTATCCACTGCTGCAGCGGCACTCTAGAAAAGCATGGGACACGTCATATTGTTTTGCTGCTCCCTATTGGTAGAATGCTGTAGCTTCCTTGATTGGGAGGTTTGGCCACGACGATGACGTTGATTTCCTTTCTATCTATCTTTTtgtaattattgtttttttttattctacacTAAATGTGGAAATTAAACAGTAATTCGTTCAAATATAAAACTGTGTatgaataataattaacaaGTAGCTGACCGATTcgatataaaatataacaaaacacCCACATTTATGCCTTGTTTGAGTTCTAAAAGGGCCGATTCACAAAGATCTTTAACCTAACTAGTTCGTCTTtaatctccatctctcccctgtAAACTTCCTACTTATTTTACATTTGTTGTTTTGGCTCAGGCGCTTGGAAAATTGCATGGATAAAACGAGAAACCCCATGAACTAAACCAAGCAAAGGATCTGAATGAGTTCGTGccaggggcgttgctagacctagagttttactggggcacaggcccccaactgccaacatttttttttttacgtgtgcacaatatgaaatagatggatacagaagggtatgtacgagcttcaaaattgttgtcactgtcatactgtatgctatattaaagcactggtaaaggtaaagacgcaaagatggattcatgagtaccgtacaattatatttatttaaacacatacacatctcaaagatttacaaataaggtaactgacaaataaacaaaaagtctctttatgaccttcacctctttatcaggagaagtctactcatctatatttatttagaagctgtgtggaaacagcataattttgccagaacgacatgtactaaaaaggcaagaaacaaggtttaaaactaatagaatttctgacttaaggtgaggtggctcattgccaccaatcaacctgtaaaatgttatagaaccatcaaagctcttaaattaaactaaataaggccatacactactgcatagagcctttttaaatattttttttttcactattaagctgtatcgccgcgccttcatggtggcaaagcggtcaataacgtggctttgactcactttgcatagttgctccttttcaatggacaaaagagaaagttggtgaagccttccttgccccatggttgacctaagccaggtgtggagccttctcgacacactgaaagatcgctcacaactacaactgtttacaggaattgtgagtgcaatgatctgaattatctgtgtcaatgttgggatcattgttggatccagtatgttaaaaacaccctgtatatccataatttccttttttgtgttaaggaagtttttgtctaaaacttcctcaagttttgaagacagacaatttttcattcattattcattttccgcccgtgtgtgtgtgtgtgtgtgtgtgtgtgtgtgtgtgtgtgtgtgtgtgtgtgtgtgtgtgtgtgtgtgtgtgtgtgtgtgtgtgtgtgtgtgtgtgtgtgctataaaactacaggctacagacgctcagtattgaaaaactggtgctaattatgtgggcaacattctttaacagcaatcaagttgtcattgtttgtgtcaaacaagttgtgaatttgttgtaacgttaaaaaaggagatgacttactctgggctttttccagctcccgtggtttccaacgaaacatgatcaacaaaaaaacaaggaattgaaagctacttacaatatgcctaggttacattaatttcccctgatggcagtaatgttccactttcagctggaattcacggtacatcaaaaccacgtgtcttctttagatttcagttccctttatttattcacacagttcagcagcggcatttattcagaatcagagcccaaattaaagctgcatttagggcgactatcgctacccagcagaaaaatagatgcactataaatggttttgtatagcagtcacgaacatgagcatagttgtggaaatgctggtgttagaaaacaaagttgacgggaattaaagtgctgcacatcgactgtacaaatgtagattattcatcacaagaattttaattcagaaatcgaataggctaataaactcataaaattcagcattctgataataaagtcagaatacaTGGATAAAATCCGAATTCTGATAAATAAATCCGgcattaaaggttcatttaagaaggttctcaccGGTCGCAGtgtcgagttttttttttaaagtagtttaAAGTAGAATtttgtcagcattcagatttcccagaattctcttacactgcaaattaaagcgctactactagcaaactagtttcagcgtgactggagagaacttcctgaaattaacctttaatgctagacttgcatcaacgctattgtgtgaattagtatggttctctttcatggaagccggaagtgggagattccttattttttttaccattattgttttattaacaaatttctcctacaggggattgataaagttctatctagactattgaacagaaagaaacacttggtcatactttacacactttcagaagagtcacgtggacgaatccgtaaataactgatttttttcattggttgttgcgttaaatcttacccagatacaatagggctattttctgattggcttttatgtagcccctttcgttttttgattggctggtaagaggcaggctcgactgaagactcccgaggcagcaggagatgcacttgatgaatcctgccgattccatagcgagagcggcgcttctgcagatgaatttaataatgatcaatggaattttactggggcactggagacttttactggggcacgtgccccagtaaaaaggggctgacGACGCCTCTGGTTCGTgccatcataaaaaaaaaaagaagctacaAATGGTCATGGTTCATGTTTGCCTCTGAATATTTTCCACTCATGGTATTTCTGAACTTGGGAGAGTATTTGCCTTCCAATTGAAGTattcagggacgcgggaagtcaatCCGAGTTCGGGGTGCTGAGAGTGTCTATTTAATGACGTCattaaatgctgcgcaacattcatggccagcaacattttacaccagttttagaatgctTTACACTACAACAGACAtattgaacaccaacatgctttaTGTCAAAGCAGCATAGTACAATATTAAGCTATGGACAGATCACGCACGGAATGGAGGTTTATTTCTAATCAGAAGATGATTTATTATTGACGGAGTCACACCTAAACAAGGCCCTTGAATTTAActatatcacacacacgcacatacacacacgatttgtgtcgtttggtagtAGGCTAATAAAGACTTCATAggctatccatctatctaggccagggttcgagttatgattccatatctgtgggggtctcttaaaaaataaataaatatagatgctCAAGTAAATATTGGCCTAGGctattatgacacggctcttctcaatgccacggaacgctccgttcacttgcatgggcccttcacaacaacgccagcgtcttcggttgctaagcgacgtcaacgtcaacttatgtgtgacacacacataagttgctgcgtgcgtgtgtgtgtgtgtgtgtgtgtgtgtgtgtgtgtgtgtgtgtgtgtgtgtgtgtgtgtgtgtgtgtgtgtgtgtgtgtgtgtgtgtgtgtgtgtgtgcgcgcgcgcgcgcgtgcgtgtgtgtgtgcgtgtgtgtgtttgtgtgcgcgtgaaATGCGTCGGGTCGTGCACCTTCTAACgctcagagagcaagagagaaaggagcGCTGGACAGGACTGAGGCTGCAAGGGAAGCTTGCCTGCCTCCAGTCAGCTGATCACACTGTGTCCCATTCAATTCTAAAAAATGCAGCTATCGATGAGGAAATCCTAATTTTTACGATAAAGGCACGCCTCCAGGTGCTGCCAACTAAACTGAATCTGTCCATCTGGTATCCTAATAATCATGACTCTCACTGTCTACACCATGGACAGCGTCAGACCATAGAGTCTATGTCCC contains these protein-coding regions:
- the hadh gene encoding hydroxyacyl-coenzyme A dehydrogenase, mitochondrial — encoded protein: MAFLTHQVTRGFSSSAVRNVIIKQVMIIGGGQMGAGIAQVAAATGHSVTLVDMSEDILKKAVKGIEGSLKRVVKKKFADKPEAGAEFVQNVMKNVSSSTDAASIAQSSDLVLEAIVENLKIKQDLFAGLDKVAPAHTIFASNTSSLPISDIASSTSRLDRFGGLHFFNPVPMMKLVEVIGTSATSQDTFDSLLNFSKALGKTPVSCKDTPGFIVNRLLVPYMMEAIRLHERGHGSKEDIDIAMKLGAGYPMGPFELLDYVGLDTAKFIIDGWCLMDPNNPLFGQSEMLNKLVAEGKYGKKTGEGFYKYK
- the LOC132454294 gene encoding cytochrome P450 2U1 isoform X1 — translated: MYISGTNIMLLLSWLESLLIYCKTQVYSIALLAICTLCVLVHCNRKRVDLTNIPPGPKPMPIVGNFGAFLVPPCLWKFFAKPQQTRSKKGHLAFMTEQANLYGNIYSIFIGHKLVVILNGYEVIKDALTNHADVFSDRPDIPTIALMTKRKGIAFAPFGPVWRTQRKFCQASLRTFGLGKLSLEPHILECLAVVKEELLQHYRNSSDTGVDPTPLIRTAVSNVICSMSMGHNFHHDDEEFNTLLELMARGLEISISGPALLINILPALYYLPCGIFKELRQVQRDITAFLKKIITQHRATLDPSDPRDLIDMYLAKVLEQQAAGEEDSSFSEDYLFYIIGDLFIAGTDTSTNSILWMLLYMALHPDVQEKVQAEMDKVVGRARLPSMKDKGSLPFTEATIMEVERLTVAVPLGIPHMASKTAEFRGFTIPKGTVVIPNLWSVHRDPTVWEEPDTFNPGRFLDEAGKLLRSEHFIPFGIGPRICMGEQLAKMEMFLMFTNLLQAFQFSLPIGVPAPSMQGRFGLTLAPCPYTVCVIPR
- the LOC132454294 gene encoding cytochrome P450 2U1 isoform X2 yields the protein MYISGTNIMLLLSWLESLLIYCKTQVYSIALLAICTLCVLVHCNRKRVDLTNIPPGPKPMPIVGNFGAFLVPPCLWKFFAKPQQTRSKKGHLAFMTEQANLYGIAFAPFGPVWRTQRKFCQASLRTFGLGKLSLEPHILECLAVVKEELLQHYRNSSDTGVDPTPLIRTAVSNVICSMSMGHNFHHDDEEFNTLLELMARGLEISISGPALLINILPALYYLPCGIFKELRQVQRDITAFLKKIITQHRATLDPSDPRDLIDMYLAKVLEQQAAGEEDSSFSEDYLFYIIGDLFIAGTDTSTNSILWMLLYMALHPDVQEKVQAEMDKVVGRARLPSMKDKGSLPFTEATIMEVERLTVAVPLGIPHMASKTAEFRGFTIPKGTVVIPNLWSVHRDPTVWEEPDTFNPGRFLDEAGKLLRSEHFIPFGIGPRICMGEQLAKMEMFLMFTNLLQAFQFSLPIGVPAPSMQGRFGLTLAPCPYTVCVIPR